The following are encoded in a window of Acidicapsa ligni genomic DNA:
- a CDS encoding FAD-binding and (Fe-S)-binding domain-containing protein: MGAATESESRIHAVAFHPDSNAIQRLLQDRIAPERILIRPIDRIAFASDASFYRLIPQAVIQPQGVEEIKHLFRFSHQHGIPLTFRAGGTSLSGQAITDGILVDVGRYWRSHRVEHNGSIIRVQPGLIGQQANNALKLYRRKIGPDPASIASCRIGGILANNASGMCCGVAQNSYHTLNSLTFILPSGTQIDTADPNADNILRMLEPKLCATLLRFKSEIESDATLSARIRHKYKTKNTTGYSLNAFLDFESPLDIFSHLLIGSEGTLAFIAEAVLNTVPDYPVKYTGLLLFPDLHAACSAITPLSTAGAAALELMDRASLRSVEDHPGVPAHLKSLPESAAALLVEFQTPDEARRQQIELACNDAIRGLPLLHTAAFTSDPAQQAMLWKIRKGMFPSVGAVRASGTTAIIEDIALPVDHLADAAVELRSLFLKHRYPNAIIFGHAKDGNLHFVLTQGFNTALEIAQYRNFMDDVVAMVVGKYDGALKAEHGTGRNMAPFVETEWGSDAYRIMCELKAITDPLNLLNPGVIVNPDPEAHVIHLKEMPVVEPEVDKCIECGFCEHSCPSRDLTLTPRQRIVVRREMQRLKDAPDPTAYNELDRDFPYMALDTCAVDGLCATDCPVSIDTGKLTKRFRALRHTSFANKTAALFARNFSLVEFGARFALGAGHFIQKIFGLSFMTATTKLMDRMSRRFLDEPFWQWRDPMPRPRKGALPTTSSSGAEAVYFPACISRVMGALPGEPEDVTPMQALLNIAQRAQVNLYIPRDLSGHCCGVPFSSKGFEAAHQTAMDHTIESFYRWSNAGQLPIVIDTSPCTYGLKTSRAQLSPENQQKFDQLRILDSVEFAHSHILPRLPIHRQLASIALHPVCSATKLGITSKLVSIAEACSIHVTVPQEAGCCAFAGDRGFLHPELTASATSIEAAELKQQNHDGYFSSSRTCEIGMTRATNHIYRSYLHLLDHASRP, translated from the coding sequence ATGGGAGCTGCAACCGAATCCGAGTCGCGAATTCACGCCGTCGCTTTTCATCCCGACTCAAACGCCATTCAACGCCTGCTGCAGGATCGGATCGCCCCGGAACGCATCCTCATTCGCCCCATCGATCGCATCGCCTTCGCTTCCGACGCCAGCTTCTATCGCCTTATCCCTCAGGCCGTCATCCAGCCGCAAGGCGTGGAAGAGATCAAGCATCTCTTCCGCTTCAGCCATCAGCATGGAATCCCGCTGACCTTCCGCGCCGGTGGCACCAGCCTCTCCGGACAGGCCATCACCGACGGCATTCTTGTGGATGTTGGCCGCTACTGGCGCAGCCATCGTGTCGAGCACAATGGATCCATAATCCGCGTACAGCCCGGCTTGATCGGTCAACAGGCAAACAACGCGCTCAAGCTCTATCGCCGCAAGATCGGCCCCGATCCCGCATCCATAGCGAGCTGCCGTATCGGCGGTATCCTCGCCAACAACGCCAGTGGCATGTGCTGCGGAGTCGCTCAGAACTCATACCACACCCTCAACTCTCTGACCTTCATCCTGCCTTCTGGCACACAGATCGACACCGCCGATCCCAATGCTGACAACATCCTCCGCATGCTGGAGCCAAAGCTCTGCGCCACACTCCTCCGTTTCAAATCGGAGATCGAATCGGACGCCACACTCTCCGCGCGCATCCGTCACAAGTACAAAACCAAGAACACCACCGGCTATTCGCTCAACGCCTTTCTTGATTTTGAAAGCCCCCTCGATATCTTCAGCCATTTGCTTATTGGCTCCGAAGGCACACTCGCATTTATCGCCGAAGCCGTGCTCAACACCGTTCCCGATTACCCCGTCAAGTACACCGGCCTGCTGCTCTTCCCCGACCTGCACGCCGCCTGCTCCGCCATTACACCCCTGAGCACTGCAGGCGCAGCCGCCCTTGAACTCATGGATCGAGCATCCCTCCGTTCCGTAGAGGATCACCCCGGCGTCCCTGCCCATCTCAAATCTCTACCGGAATCAGCCGCCGCCCTGCTCGTCGAGTTCCAGACTCCCGACGAAGCCCGCCGCCAGCAGATTGAACTCGCCTGCAACGATGCAATCCGTGGCTTACCGCTGCTGCACACCGCAGCCTTCACCAGCGACCCTGCCCAACAAGCCATGCTCTGGAAGATCCGCAAAGGCATGTTTCCCTCCGTCGGAGCAGTCCGCGCCAGCGGCACCACCGCCATAATTGAAGACATCGCTCTGCCCGTCGACCACCTCGCCGATGCGGCCGTCGAATTGCGCTCACTCTTCCTCAAGCACCGCTATCCCAACGCCATCATCTTCGGCCACGCCAAAGACGGCAACCTGCACTTCGTCCTCACCCAGGGCTTCAATACCGCGTTAGAAATAGCGCAGTACCGCAACTTCATGGACGATGTAGTGGCCATGGTCGTCGGCAAGTACGATGGCGCACTCAAAGCCGAGCACGGCACCGGTCGCAACATGGCTCCCTTCGTTGAAACCGAGTGGGGCTCCGATGCCTATCGCATCATGTGCGAACTCAAAGCCATCACCGATCCGCTCAACCTGCTCAACCCCGGCGTCATCGTCAACCCCGATCCCGAGGCACATGTCATTCACCTGAAAGAAATGCCTGTCGTCGAGCCCGAGGTGGACAAGTGCATCGAGTGCGGCTTCTGCGAACACAGTTGCCCCAGCCGCGACCTCACTCTCACTCCGCGCCAGCGCATCGTAGTTCGCCGCGAGATGCAGCGCCTCAAGGACGCACCCGACCCCACCGCCTACAACGAATTGGATCGCGACTTCCCCTACATGGCCCTCGACACCTGCGCAGTCGATGGCCTCTGCGCCACCGACTGCCCCGTCAGCATCGATACCGGCAAGCTCACCAAGCGCTTTCGCGCTCTGCGTCACACTTCGTTTGCCAACAAGACCGCAGCCCTCTTTGCCCGCAATTTTTCGCTTGTTGAATTCGGCGCACGCTTCGCTCTCGGAGCCGGTCACTTTATTCAAAAGATCTTCGGTCTCAGCTTCATGACCGCAACCACAAAACTCATGGATCGCATGTCCAGAAGATTCCTCGACGAACCCTTCTGGCAATGGCGAGACCCAATGCCGCGCCCACGCAAAGGCGCTCTGCCAACCACATCGAGCTCAGGCGCAGAGGCGGTCTATTTTCCTGCCTGTATCAGTCGCGTCATGGGCGCGCTCCCTGGCGAGCCGGAGGACGTCACGCCCATGCAGGCGCTCCTCAACATCGCGCAACGCGCGCAGGTCAATCTCTACATCCCCCGCGATCTCTCCGGCCACTGCTGCGGAGTACCCTTCTCATCCAAAGGCTTTGAGGCCGCACATCAAACAGCAATGGATCACACCATCGAGAGCTTCTATCGCTGGTCCAACGCAGGCCAGCTCCCTATCGTCATCGACACCAGCCCCTGCACTTATGGCCTCAAAACATCACGCGCACAGCTATCGCCAGAGAATCAACAGAAGTTCGACCAGCTTCGCATCCTCGACTCAGTCGAATTCGCACACAGCCACATCCTGCCGCGACTGCCCATCCATCGCCAGTTGGCCTCGATCGCACTGCATCCCGTCTGTTCGGCAACCAAGCTTGGCATCACATCCAAACTTGTCTCCATCGCTGAGGCCTGCAGCATCCATGTCACAGTGCCACAAGAGGCAGGCTGCTGTGCCTTCGCCGGAGATCGCGGTTTTCTTCACCCCGAACTCACCGCATCCGCCACCAGCATTGAGGCCGCCGAGCTCAAGCAGCAGAACCACGACGGCTATTTCTCATCAAGCCGTACCTGCGAAATCGGCATGACCCGCGCCACAAACCACATCTACCGCTCCTACCTGCACCTGCTCGACCACGCCTCCCGCCCCTAA
- a CDS encoding (Fe-S)-binding protein: MRISLFITCYNDALFPETGKAVVRVLEKLGHSIEFRTEQTCCGQMHWNTGYLREAVPIIRHFVKVYQDAEMVVVPSSSCVAMMRDHYVKAAEMDGDAKLVADIEALLPRVYEFSEFLVRKLGVEDVGAAYPHKVTYHASCHSMRSLHLGDIPIRLLKNVRGLDLQPIQNMQECCGFGGTFSIKNADVSSAMLSDKVRNVLNTGAEICTAVDNSCLMHLYGSLHRQRTFVKTVHLAEILASGYAEAQG; the protein is encoded by the coding sequence TTGCGCATTTCCTTATTTATTACCTGCTATAACGACGCTCTTTTTCCGGAGACGGGTAAGGCTGTGGTGCGTGTGCTGGAGAAGCTGGGGCACTCGATCGAGTTTCGGACGGAGCAGACCTGCTGTGGGCAGATGCATTGGAATACGGGATATCTGCGCGAGGCGGTGCCGATCATTCGCCACTTTGTGAAGGTGTATCAGGATGCGGAGATGGTAGTGGTGCCGTCGTCTTCATGCGTGGCGATGATGCGCGATCATTACGTGAAAGCTGCCGAGATGGATGGAGATGCGAAGCTGGTTGCAGACATTGAAGCGCTGCTGCCGAGGGTATATGAGTTCTCCGAGTTTCTGGTGCGCAAGCTTGGGGTGGAGGATGTAGGCGCGGCCTATCCGCACAAGGTGACGTATCACGCGAGCTGCCACTCGATGCGCAGTTTACATCTGGGGGATATTCCGATTCGTCTGTTGAAGAATGTTCGCGGGCTTGATCTGCAGCCTATTCAAAACATGCAGGAGTGCTGCGGGTTTGGCGGGACGTTTTCGATCAAGAATGCGGATGTGTCTTCGGCGATGCTGTCGGACAAAGTTCGCAATGTCTTGAACACCGGCGCAGAGATTTGTACGGCAGTAGACAACAGTTGCCTGATGCATCTGTATGGTTCTCTGCATCGACAGCGCACGTTTGTGAAGACGGTGCACCTGGCGGAGATACTTGCTTCCGGTTATGCGGAGGCGCAGGGATGA